In Rutidosis leptorrhynchoides isolate AG116_Rl617_1_P2 chromosome 2, CSIRO_AGI_Rlap_v1, whole genome shotgun sequence, one genomic interval encodes:
- the LOC139890127 gene encoding uncharacterized protein, producing MAGSNDDINVLNHSPLFDSLKKDRVAPSPFEVNGHVYPFGYYLADGTFAIIKTPARVMSVNKMRRIMYSCIVMHNMIQEDNGFVLSIWEQEWLDKPENRPRCNIRRRVKDRKSREKEIPNRNVHDQLRKDLTAHI from the exons ATGGCTGGTTCAAACGACGACATAAATGTGTTGAATCATTCTCCGttgtttgattcactcaaaaaggatagaGTTGCACCGTCTCCGTTTGAAGTAAACGGACACGTCTATCCCTTTGGTTACTACTTGGCGGACGGGAC GTTTGCAATTATAAAAACTCCGGCACGAGTTATGAGCGTTAACAAGATGAGAAGGATAATGTACAGTTGCATTGTTATGCACAACATGATACAAGAAGATAACGGTTTTGTCTTGAGTATTTGGGAACAAGAATGGTTAGATAAACCCGAAAACAGGCCCCGTTGTAATATTAGGAGAAGAGTCAAAGATCGTAAATCACGAGAAAAGGAAATTCCCAATCGAAACGTACACGATCAACTACGTAAAGATTTAACGGCTCATATTTAG